A single window of Bordetella genomosp. 11 DNA harbors:
- a CDS encoding LysR family transcriptional regulator has protein sequence MHTDLKSLRYFAMLADTLSFTVAANKLRMTQPALSIAMQRLEERVGAELLRRTSRHVILTPAGEAYAKGAREILALVEQVEKTTADVASGQEGLCRICFVQSASFDVLPPILRAVQDQAARVTLQLSEATSIDQLKQLTDGQMDIGLVRQAVHGFADLSLTLVHEQRMVAALPATHKLAANLRLPLSALQDEVFLMVPDHRSPAINARVRAACAAAGYQPRASLEAVEMATILSFVGEGLGVALLPASCRRFADRSVSLIDLEDINEHLNLPLYLVHRKVERDPTVRRIIDIALRTLSRLHRH, from the coding sequence ATGCATACCGATCTGAAATCGCTACGTTATTTCGCCATGCTTGCCGATACGCTCAGCTTTACCGTGGCGGCGAACAAGCTGCGGATGACCCAGCCGGCATTGAGCATCGCCATGCAGCGGCTGGAGGAACGCGTTGGCGCGGAGTTGCTCCGTCGTACCAGCCGCCATGTGATACTGACTCCCGCTGGCGAAGCCTATGCGAAGGGTGCCCGCGAAATCCTCGCGCTCGTCGAACAGGTCGAGAAAACCACGGCTGACGTGGCATCTGGCCAGGAAGGGTTGTGCCGCATCTGTTTCGTGCAATCCGCTTCGTTCGATGTCTTGCCGCCGATTCTCCGGGCCGTACAGGACCAGGCCGCGCGCGTCACGCTTCAACTCTCCGAAGCGACGTCTATCGACCAACTGAAGCAATTGACCGACGGGCAAATGGACATCGGACTAGTGCGCCAGGCGGTGCATGGGTTCGCCGATCTTTCCCTGACCTTGGTACATGAACAGCGCATGGTCGCGGCGCTTCCCGCCACGCACAAGCTCGCTGCGAACCTTCGACTTCCCCTTTCCGCATTGCAGGATGAAGTATTCCTCATGGTGCCGGATCACCGCTCGCCTGCCATCAACGCCCGCGTTCGAGCAGCATGCGCGGCCGCAGGCTATCAGCCGCGAGCCTCGCTGGAAGCGGTGGAAATGGCGACGATTCTTTCATTCGTGGGTGAAGGACTTGGCGTGGCGTTGTTGCCCGCAAGCTGCAGGAGGTTCGCCGATCGCAGCGTATCCCTGATCGATCTCGAGGATATCAACGAACATCTCAACCTGCCCTTGTACCTGGTTCACCGAAAAGTAGAACGCGATCCGACGGTGCGACGCATCATCGACATCGCGCTGCGCACGCTTTCGCGACTGCATCGCCATTAG
- a CDS encoding CaiB/BaiF CoA transferase family protein, with the protein MNVLHTLPVQTPGKGLSCLEGIRVIDFTTSVAGPYGTLLLADLGADVIKVERPPAGDDTRGWGPPFLNGESLWFASMNRNKRSITIDLSRPEGRVLAHELTAQADVVVLNTGVRVQEKLGLDFATLGALNPRLIHVSVTGFGLQGAGADLPCYDLIAEGYSGVMHLTGEADRPPQKVGTPAADLLSGQDIAMATLAALVERNRSGKGKQVDVSMVATMTRFMSPRIVSYLGSGDSPNRSGGTDSVIAIYQVFDTANFPITLGLGNDAIWRRFWAAVGLPEYGEQPDLDTNAKRRLARASIVEAIAKLLVEQPRQHWLALFAQHRIPSGPINSIDQLAQDEVLRDNGLLFAAEGDAGLVPQVGLGIRFGGVDTVLRTPPPTLGQDTEQVLRETLRRSPAQIAGLVASGIV; encoded by the coding sequence ATGAACGTACTCCATACCCTTCCCGTACAGACTCCCGGCAAGGGTCTTTCCTGCCTCGAGGGCATCCGGGTCATCGACTTCACGACTTCCGTGGCGGGACCCTATGGCACGCTGCTACTCGCGGACCTCGGAGCAGACGTAATCAAGGTCGAGCGCCCTCCCGCGGGCGACGATACGCGGGGGTGGGGGCCTCCATTCCTGAACGGCGAATCGCTGTGGTTTGCCAGTATGAATCGCAACAAGCGCAGCATCACCATCGACCTGAGCCGTCCCGAAGGCCGCGTCTTGGCCCATGAGCTGACCGCCCAGGCCGATGTGGTCGTGCTCAACACAGGCGTGCGTGTCCAGGAGAAGCTGGGCCTGGATTTCGCGACGCTTGGCGCCCTCAACCCCAGGCTGATCCATGTATCGGTCACCGGCTTCGGTTTGCAGGGCGCGGGGGCGGACCTGCCCTGCTATGACCTGATTGCCGAAGGCTACTCCGGTGTGATGCATCTGACTGGGGAAGCGGACCGTCCCCCCCAGAAAGTCGGCACACCGGCGGCCGACCTGTTATCCGGCCAGGACATCGCCATGGCTACGCTGGCCGCGCTGGTCGAACGCAATCGTTCCGGCAAGGGCAAACAAGTCGACGTGTCCATGGTGGCTACCATGACACGGTTCATGTCGCCCCGCATCGTCTCCTACCTCGGTTCAGGAGATTCTCCCAACCGTTCTGGCGGGACGGATTCCGTGATCGCCATATACCAGGTATTCGACACCGCCAACTTCCCTATCACGCTCGGCCTGGGCAATGACGCGATCTGGCGTCGCTTCTGGGCGGCGGTGGGTCTTCCGGAGTACGGCGAACAGCCTGATCTCGATACCAATGCAAAGCGGCGCCTGGCTCGTGCCTCCATCGTGGAAGCCATTGCGAAACTGCTGGTTGAACAGCCGCGGCAGCACTGGCTCGCGCTTTTCGCCCAGCACCGGATTCCCTCGGGTCCCATCAACAGCATCGACCAATTGGCCCAGGACGAAGTTCTGCGCGATAACGGTTTGTTGTTCGCTGCCGAGGGTGACGCCGGGCTCGTCCCCCAGGTCGGATTAGGCATACGTTTCGGCGGGGTAGACACCGTGCTCCGGACTCCCCCTCCCACACTAGGCCAGGACACCGAACAGGTACTGCGCGAAACGCTCCGGCGCTCCCCGGCGCAGATCGCCGGTCTTGTCGCCTCCGGGATTGTTTAG
- a CDS encoding Bug family tripartite tricarboxylate transporter substrate binding protein: MKIANSILVLTAALFAWTPSYGADTYPDRPIRFVVPFTAGSSTDLIARAVGSSITQETGQAVVVENRPGANGFIGASTVARAPADGYTVFITTNTTQAANQWLFKQLPYDPVKDFSPLSGLAKGSLVMVVNSNVSAKDANGFIAAAKADPGKISYAYGTSSSQIASEMLKSMTGIQLTPIPYKSNPPALQDLMGGEVQMMMADIPTALPLIKANKLRALAVSSKTRSRLLPDVPTMDEVGVKGYELTYWFAAYGPANLAPAVQNRLNALIISALRKGSVQQTLQSAGLDPFPTTPAELADFQASETRKWGEIIKAAHIEAQ, from the coding sequence ATGAAAATTGCCAACTCAATCCTTGTCCTCACGGCCGCCTTGTTCGCGTGGACGCCATCCTACGGCGCGGACACGTATCCGGATCGCCCCATCCGCTTCGTCGTTCCGTTCACCGCAGGCAGCAGCACCGATCTGATCGCACGCGCCGTTGGGAGCAGCATTACCCAGGAGACTGGCCAGGCTGTCGTGGTGGAGAACCGGCCCGGCGCCAACGGATTCATTGGCGCGTCGACGGTTGCGCGCGCGCCCGCCGATGGCTACACCGTCTTCATCACCACAAATACCACGCAGGCGGCGAACCAGTGGCTGTTCAAGCAGTTGCCATATGACCCGGTCAAGGACTTCTCTCCGTTGAGCGGCCTGGCGAAGGGCAGCCTGGTGATGGTCGTGAATTCCAATGTATCGGCCAAGGATGCCAACGGCTTCATCGCGGCGGCCAAGGCCGATCCTGGGAAGATTTCCTACGCATACGGGACTTCATCCAGTCAGATTGCCTCTGAAATGCTGAAAAGCATGACGGGCATCCAGCTGACGCCAATCCCATACAAAAGCAACCCCCCCGCGCTTCAGGATCTGATGGGCGGCGAGGTACAGATGATGATGGCCGACATACCGACGGCCTTGCCCCTCATCAAGGCGAACAAGCTCCGCGCGCTGGCCGTCTCCAGCAAGACGCGGTCCAGGTTGCTGCCAGACGTGCCCACCATGGACGAAGTCGGCGTGAAGGGCTATGAGCTCACCTATTGGTTTGCCGCCTACGGCCCCGCCAACCTTGCCCCGGCGGTGCAGAACCGTCTGAACGCGTTGATCATCAGTGCCCTGCGCAAGGGCTCCGTGCAGCAGACCCTGCAATCCGCTGGTCTCGACCCGTTCCCGACGACACCGGCGGAGCTTGCCGACTTCCAGGCTTCCGAAACCCGGAAATGGGGGGAGATCATCAAGGCCGCGCATATCGAGGCGCAATAA
- a CDS encoding CaiB/BaiF CoA transferase family protein: MMQWPAGDPFEPGKRATGPLAGIRVVDLTINVLGPVCTQILGDMGADVIKVETPNGDQNRHNGPARHPGMSAFYLIMNRNKRSVVLDLKTADGLEALMRIVETADVFIHSMRPSAAERLGVSYEKVIARNPNIIYASAPGFRSDGPKRDAPAFDDIIQGACGLADLNRDNEGHPRYFPTVIADKLCGYVLASSVGMALFHRERSGVGQKVEVPMYETMLQFCLFEHLWEGAFGHANAKVGYSRMLSPYRRPYRTKDGYICVLAINDLQWSRLLGAVNLKDLAADPRFANMAARMQHIDQLYGALADQLLTKTTEEWMEIFREQDVTCGPVNTLADLMTDDYLAATGFFKSYIHPTEGELVMTSNPIGFSATPPNYRFAPPRAGEHTMEVLCGVGYEMDAAARLVPSPDR, from the coding sequence ATGATGCAGTGGCCAGCTGGCGATCCCTTCGAACCCGGAAAGCGCGCGACCGGCCCTTTGGCCGGAATCCGCGTCGTCGATCTGACGATCAATGTACTCGGTCCGGTGTGCACCCAGATTCTCGGGGATATGGGGGCGGACGTCATTAAGGTGGAAACGCCCAATGGCGACCAAAACCGCCACAACGGCCCGGCGCGACATCCCGGTATGTCCGCGTTCTACCTGATCATGAACCGCAACAAGCGCAGCGTGGTGCTGGACCTCAAAACGGCCGATGGCCTGGAAGCGCTCATGCGCATCGTCGAGACGGCCGACGTCTTCATACACAGTATGCGGCCCAGTGCGGCGGAACGGCTCGGCGTCAGCTACGAGAAAGTGATCGCGCGCAATCCGAACATCATATATGCCTCCGCTCCCGGCTTCCGAAGCGACGGCCCCAAGCGGGATGCCCCCGCCTTCGACGACATCATCCAGGGAGCCTGCGGCCTGGCTGACCTGAATCGCGACAACGAGGGTCATCCGCGGTATTTTCCGACTGTCATCGCAGACAAGCTCTGCGGCTATGTCCTGGCTTCTTCCGTTGGCATGGCGCTGTTTCACCGCGAAAGAAGTGGCGTTGGCCAGAAAGTCGAAGTGCCGATGTACGAGACCATGCTGCAGTTTTGCCTGTTCGAGCATCTATGGGAAGGCGCGTTCGGCCACGCGAATGCCAAAGTCGGCTACAGCCGCATGCTCTCGCCCTACCGACGTCCGTACCGAACGAAAGACGGCTACATCTGCGTCCTGGCAATCAACGACTTGCAATGGAGCCGCCTGCTGGGTGCCGTGAACCTGAAGGATCTGGCCGCCGATCCCCGCTTCGCGAATATGGCGGCACGCATGCAACATATCGACCAACTCTACGGCGCGCTGGCGGACCAGCTTCTGACGAAGACCACGGAAGAATGGATGGAGATTTTCCGCGAGCAGGACGTCACCTGTGGACCGGTGAACACGCTCGCGGATTTGATGACGGATGACTACCTGGCCGCCACCGGTTTCTTCAAGTCATATATCCACCCCACCGAGGGCGAACTGGTAATGACCTCGAACCCCATCGGATTCTCCGCAACGCCACCGAATTACCGCTTCGCGCCGCCCAGGGCCGGCGAACACACGATGGAAGTGCTGTGCGGCGTCGGATACGAAATGGACGCCGCCGCACGGCTGGTGCCCTCGCCCGACAGATAG
- a CDS encoding class I adenylate-forming enzyme family protein encodes MQNILTLHTPSNALANYRSGVWQDDTLYGLAHRQACERPTSWALRDARVRLNWREAVDWVDSVADALARRGLRPGDRVGVWLPSVVETAIILLACSRNGYVCCPSLHQNHTVDEIVTLLQRVQCRALFATPGHGADADSKSIFDRVADVSSLRTAFTLESDAYPSLPAGTAPFPARIAATMQNEPDPNPDKVVYLAFTSGTTGMPKGVMHSDNTLLANGRAIASDWGHTDKATILTLSPMSHHIATVALEQALVTGAELVITSPGSGQPILDWIIATGATYVMGVPTHAMDLVQELRTRGLASLGTVRTFYMAGAAIPRDIAQAFLNLGVTPQNVYGMTENGSHSYTLPTDTPDAIVATCGRSCQGYEARLWKPDSPDVEAGPGEVGEIGGRGGLLMLGYFDNQSATENSFNAHGWFMSGDLGRIDEHGCLIIVGRKKDLIIRGGHNIYPARIEELAMRHPFVRRAAAYPVQDRRLGEKVCLALVCHTGRAIEPADIFAHLDRCGLSKFDMPEYFLTMDNFPLTASGKVLKRDLADMTRRGELAPLPVNFRDFVPKGE; translated from the coding sequence ATGCAGAACATCCTGACGCTGCACACTCCCAGCAATGCCCTTGCAAACTATCGGTCGGGTGTCTGGCAGGACGACACCCTCTATGGACTCGCCCACCGCCAGGCTTGCGAGCGCCCTACGTCCTGGGCGCTGCGCGACGCCCGTGTCAGACTGAACTGGCGGGAGGCCGTCGATTGGGTGGATAGCGTGGCGGACGCCCTGGCCCGACGCGGGTTGAGGCCCGGCGACCGCGTCGGAGTCTGGCTGCCGAGCGTGGTGGAGACGGCCATCATTCTTCTGGCCTGCTCTCGCAACGGCTATGTCTGCTGCCCTTCCCTGCACCAGAATCACACCGTAGACGAGATCGTTACCCTGCTCCAGCGGGTGCAGTGTCGCGCGCTGTTCGCGACGCCGGGTCATGGCGCTGACGCTGACAGCAAGTCGATCTTCGACCGCGTTGCCGATGTATCGTCGCTGCGTACCGCATTCACGTTGGAGTCCGATGCCTATCCTTCCCTGCCGGCAGGAACGGCTCCCTTTCCGGCGCGTATCGCCGCGACGATGCAGAACGAGCCAGACCCGAATCCCGACAAGGTGGTTTACCTGGCTTTTACGTCCGGCACTACCGGTATGCCCAAGGGCGTGATGCACAGCGACAACACGCTGTTGGCGAATGGACGAGCGATCGCGAGCGACTGGGGTCACACCGATAAGGCCACGATCCTGACGCTCAGCCCCATGAGCCATCACATCGCCACCGTCGCGCTGGAACAGGCCCTGGTGACCGGCGCGGAGCTGGTCATAACCAGCCCAGGATCCGGGCAGCCGATCCTGGACTGGATCATTGCGACGGGCGCCACCTATGTAATGGGTGTCCCGACCCATGCGATGGACTTGGTGCAGGAACTCCGCACCCGAGGCCTGGCCTCGCTGGGCACGGTGCGTACGTTCTACATGGCCGGCGCCGCCATTCCACGCGACATCGCGCAGGCCTTCTTGAACCTGGGCGTTACGCCACAAAACGTCTACGGCATGACGGAGAACGGATCGCACAGCTACACGCTACCCACTGACACGCCCGACGCCATCGTCGCAACCTGCGGACGCTCCTGCCAGGGCTACGAGGCGCGGCTATGGAAGCCGGACAGCCCCGACGTCGAAGCGGGGCCAGGCGAGGTCGGGGAGATCGGCGGTCGCGGGGGCCTGCTCATGCTGGGCTACTTCGACAATCAATCCGCCACCGAAAACTCCTTCAACGCCCACGGCTGGTTCATGAGCGGCGACCTCGGCCGTATCGACGAGCACGGTTGCCTGATCATTGTCGGGCGCAAGAAGGATCTGATCATCCGCGGCGGGCACAACATCTATCCGGCGCGCATCGAAGAATTGGCGATGCGCCATCCGTTCGTCCGGCGCGCCGCGGCCTATCCCGTTCAGGACCGCCGGCTGGGTGAAAAGGTATGCCTGGCGCTGGTATGCCACACAGGCCGCGCGATCGAGCCGGCAGACATATTCGCTCATCTCGACCGATGCGGATTGTCGAAGTTCGACATGCCCGAGTATTTCCTGACGATGGACAACTTTCCGCTCACTGCCAGTGGGAAAGTACTCAAACGCGACCTGGCCGACATGACAAGGCGTGGCGAACTGGCACCGCTGCCGGTCAATTTCCGTGATTTCGTCCCCAAGGGAGAATAA
- a CDS encoding FAD-dependent oxidoreductase: protein MHAYPHLLKPYDFGFLKLRNRMIMGAMHTRMETLHQPVARLVQFYRERARGEIGLILTGGYAPDQAGRMEDDAPVLEREHELAPHQAITQAVHEEGGRIVLQILHAGRYARHALCVGPTAERATMNSYTPRALTSDGISETVRAIANTARLAQLAGYDGVEIMGSEGYLLNQFCSPRTNTRTDSFGGNLDNRIRMPLDVVEAVRAATGRDFLLVYRLSAIDLVEGGLTGVQTARFARRLEQAGVDMLNTGIGWHESAIPTIAATVPRAAWDFAVHHIKQAVAIPVIASNRINTPDTGERLVADGVADFVSMARPLLADPDFALKVRQGRADRINTCIACNQACLDRIFTRQTATCLVNPRAGRELDFPRHQAVSRQRLAVVGGGAAGMACAVYAAERGHDVVLFEASKELGGQLNLARRIPGKGEFNETLRYFRVRLTELGVRIRLNTRVTAGELREAGYDRVVLATGVVPRKPDIDGIDHPKVALYDEVISGNREVGKRVAIIGAGGIAFDTAELLLAGPSGDPSLSSNLFRQYWGVDASLLNRGGLAAPEEVLSPRSIHIFQRSPGKWGTQLGKTTGWILKARLRRAGVNVVSGVTYHKIDDKGLTYSCDGAYRVLAVDNVIICAGQVPQDALSKELADCGISVATIGGARLASELDAVRAIQDALYCGIAAPGG, encoded by the coding sequence ATGCACGCCTATCCACACCTTCTGAAGCCCTACGACTTCGGCTTTCTGAAACTGCGCAACCGCATGATCATGGGTGCCATGCATACCCGTATGGAAACCCTGCACCAGCCGGTTGCCCGATTGGTGCAGTTTTACCGCGAGCGGGCGCGCGGCGAAATCGGGCTTATCCTCACCGGAGGCTATGCGCCCGACCAAGCCGGCCGCATGGAGGATGATGCTCCAGTGCTGGAGCGCGAGCACGAGTTGGCACCTCATCAGGCCATCACCCAGGCGGTGCACGAAGAAGGGGGCAGGATCGTTCTTCAGATTCTGCATGCCGGGAGGTATGCCAGACATGCCTTGTGCGTCGGGCCTACCGCGGAGCGTGCGACCATGAACTCCTACACGCCGCGCGCCTTGACTTCAGACGGCATCTCCGAGACCGTGCGCGCCATCGCCAATACCGCAAGACTGGCCCAGCTGGCGGGCTATGACGGCGTGGAGATCATGGGGTCGGAGGGCTATTTGCTCAACCAGTTCTGCAGCCCGCGCACCAACACGCGCACCGACAGCTTCGGCGGCAATCTCGATAACCGTATTCGCATGCCGCTCGATGTCGTAGAAGCAGTGCGCGCTGCCACCGGGCGGGATTTTTTGCTTGTTTACCGGCTATCCGCCATCGATCTGGTTGAAGGCGGATTGACGGGTGTCCAAACCGCGCGATTTGCGCGACGTCTGGAACAGGCCGGTGTCGATATGCTCAACACCGGCATAGGCTGGCATGAATCGGCCATTCCCACCATCGCGGCGACCGTACCAAGGGCAGCGTGGGATTTCGCGGTTCACCATATCAAGCAGGCGGTCGCGATTCCGGTTATCGCGTCCAACCGCATCAATACGCCCGACACGGGGGAACGCCTGGTTGCTGACGGCGTCGCTGACTTTGTTTCCATGGCGCGCCCGTTGTTGGCAGATCCGGATTTCGCGCTGAAGGTACGGCAAGGGCGGGCTGACCGCATCAATACCTGCATTGCCTGCAACCAAGCCTGCCTGGACCGTATATTCACGAGGCAAACGGCGACCTGCCTGGTCAACCCGCGGGCTGGGCGTGAGCTCGATTTTCCCCGGCACCAGGCAGTATCCCGCCAGCGTCTCGCAGTCGTGGGAGGCGGTGCGGCAGGCATGGCTTGCGCGGTGTACGCAGCCGAACGGGGTCACGATGTCGTCCTGTTCGAGGCAAGCAAGGAGCTCGGTGGTCAACTGAACTTGGCGCGGCGTATACCGGGCAAGGGCGAATTCAACGAGACACTACGCTATTTTCGTGTGAGGCTCACGGAGCTGGGTGTGCGCATAAGGCTGAACACGCGCGTAACCGCGGGAGAACTGCGCGAGGCCGGATACGACAGGGTCGTGCTGGCTACGGGCGTCGTGCCACGCAAGCCCGACATTGACGGTATCGACCATCCCAAAGTCGCCCTGTATGACGAGGTGATCTCCGGTAACCGGGAAGTGGGCAAACGCGTGGCCATTATCGGCGCAGGCGGCATTGCCTTTGACACCGCCGAGTTGCTGCTGGCGGGTCCCAGTGGAGACCCTTCTTTGTCCAGTAATCTATTTCGTCAATATTGGGGCGTCGATGCGTCGCTGCTCAATCGGGGCGGTCTGGCCGCTCCGGAGGAAGTTCTATCCCCGCGTTCGATCCACATCTTCCAGCGCAGCCCAGGGAAATGGGGAACCCAGCTGGGAAAAACCACGGGTTGGATACTGAAGGCCCGCTTGCGGCGCGCGGGTGTCAATGTGGTCTCCGGCGTAACCTATCACAAGATCGACGATAAAGGCCTTACCTATTCGTGCGATGGAGCCTATCGCGTGCTGGCTGTGGACAATGTCATCATCTGCGCCGGCCAGGTGCCTCAGGACGCGTTGAGCAAGGAGCTTGCCGACTGCGGCATCAGCGTGGCGACGATCGGTGGGGCAAGGCTGGCGTCCGAGCTCGATGCTGTGCGGGCAATCCAGGACGCCCTGTACTGCGGAATCGCCGCGCCCGGGGGGTAG
- the dgcA gene encoding N-acetyl-D-Glu racemase DgcA produces the protein MFQWARPFQPWPASGAGLTSRKRTMPLRSINLQHRVYPIRGVFRISRGAKTQADAVIVSIGEDGYTGRGECIPYGHYGESVASVLAQIESIAPLIRKGLDLDGLQSVLPPGAARNAVDCALWDLRSRMGGVSVSAYAGLPAALVPVQTAFTISLDTPEAMAVQARLHRDMPILKLKLGGEGDDERVSAVRAAAPTARLIADANESWSPKHLERYLTLFASLGMELLEQPLPAGKDDFLRTFTSPVPLAADESCRDMTSIPGIIGKYEYANIKLDKTGGLTEALRVVRGAREAGMRIMVGCMVGSSLSMAPGIVLAQYADIVHLDGPLLLADDISPALPLQGAVLSADQAVWAV, from the coding sequence GTGTTTCAATGGGCGCGCCCGTTTCAACCATGGCCGGCTTCGGGCGCCGGCCTGACCAGCCGCAAACGCACCATGCCGCTCCGATCGATCAATCTCCAGCATCGCGTCTACCCGATACGCGGCGTGTTCCGGATAAGCCGGGGAGCCAAGACGCAGGCCGATGCGGTCATAGTCAGCATCGGGGAGGACGGTTACACCGGCAGGGGAGAGTGCATTCCCTATGGTCATTACGGCGAAAGCGTGGCGAGCGTCCTGGCGCAGATCGAGTCGATTGCGCCCTTGATCCGGAAAGGGCTCGATCTGGACGGACTGCAGTCGGTGCTTCCGCCAGGGGCCGCGCGCAATGCGGTCGACTGCGCGCTATGGGACCTTCGCAGCCGCATGGGCGGAGTATCCGTTAGCGCCTATGCAGGCCTGCCCGCGGCGCTTGTCCCGGTGCAGACGGCGTTCACCATCAGCCTCGATACGCCAGAGGCGATGGCGGTGCAGGCCCGCCTACATCGGGACATGCCAATATTGAAACTCAAGCTGGGCGGTGAGGGTGACGACGAAAGGGTCTCTGCCGTGCGGGCTGCGGCGCCGACGGCCCGACTGATCGCCGATGCGAACGAGTCCTGGTCACCGAAGCACCTGGAGCGCTATCTGACGCTGTTCGCATCGCTGGGCATGGAGCTTCTGGAACAACCGTTGCCGGCAGGCAAGGACGACTTTCTCAGAACCTTTACCAGCCCGGTCCCCCTGGCGGCGGACGAATCCTGCCGTGACATGACCTCGATTCCCGGCATTATTGGAAAGTATGAGTATGCCAATATCAAGCTGGACAAGACGGGCGGACTGACAGAGGCGCTTCGCGTCGTACGTGGTGCGCGCGAGGCCGGCATGCGGATTATGGTGGGATGCATGGTCGGCTCGTCGCTGTCCATGGCGCCTGGCATCGTGCTTGCCCAGTATGCGGATATCGTCCATCTCGATGGCCCCTTGCTGTTGGCGGACGATATTAGCCCCGCCTTGCCTTTACAGGGGGCAGTATTGTCTGCCGACCAAGCGGTGTGGGCGGTCTGA
- a CDS encoding MaoC/PaaZ C-terminal domain-containing protein, which yields MTQRNIETVGLGFHWDDLPVGRKFQTVGRTVFEADIANFIGCTGQQEVLFNNIEFLAKESAIQGRVAPGALVFSFAEGLLVQSTMQGTGFAFLHMELDIKGPVLAGDTIHVECEVLESRASKSRPGFGLVRTRNDIVNQRGDIVQVYTPLRLVKGRGGEA from the coding sequence ATGACGCAACGCAATATCGAGACGGTCGGTCTCGGCTTCCATTGGGACGATCTCCCGGTAGGCAGGAAATTCCAGACGGTGGGGCGCACCGTCTTCGAAGCGGACATCGCGAATTTCATAGGCTGCACCGGCCAGCAAGAAGTCCTATTCAACAACATCGAGTTCCTGGCCAAGGAATCCGCCATACAAGGGCGCGTCGCGCCGGGCGCGCTGGTCTTCAGCTTCGCGGAAGGCCTGCTCGTGCAATCCACCATGCAAGGTACCGGCTTCGCATTCCTGCACATGGAGCTGGATATCAAGGGGCCCGTGCTGGCCGGTGACACCATACACGTGGAATGCGAGGTCCTGGAATCCCGGGCCAGCAAGAGCCGTCCCGGCTTTGGCCTCGTCCGCACGCGCAACGACATTGTGAATCAGCGTGGGGACATCGTGCAGGTGTATACCCCCCTGCGCCTGGTGAAGGGCCGGGGTGGAGAGGCATGA